Proteins co-encoded in one Chiroxiphia lanceolata isolate bChiLan1 chromosome 21, bChiLan1.pri, whole genome shotgun sequence genomic window:
- the STRBP gene encoding spermatid perinuclear RNA-binding protein isoform X6, with the protein MRSIRSFANDDRHVMVKHSTIYPSPEELEAVQNMVSTVECALKHVSDWMDEKNKSTKCEGDVEAKEEAVEGNAKDQGGRTLCGVMRIGLVAKGLLIKDDMDLELVLMCKEKPTKTLLCIVKDNLPAQIQKLTEEKYLVEEHVNEAAIVIRNTKEPKLTLKVILTSPLIRDEAEKKEGDNVAMKDPPDLLDRQKCLEALASLRHAKWFQARANGLKSCVIVLRILRDLCNRVPTWAPLKGWPLELICEKSIGTCNRPLGAGEALRRVMECLASGILLPGGPGLHDPCEREPTDALSDMTVQQKEAITHSAQHALRLSAFGQIYKVLEMDPLPSNKSFQKYSWSVTDKEGTGSSALKRPFEDSVGDDKDPNKKMKRNLRKILDSKAIDLMNALMRLNQIRPGLQYKLLSQSGPVHAPVFTMSVDVDGTTYEASGPSKKTAKLHVAVKVLQAMGYPTGFDADAECVSSDEKSDTEGKNETTSSISSNNTGNSTADTSATLEVRTQGPILTASGKNPVMELNEKRRGLKYELISETGGSHDKRFVMEVEVDGQKFRGAGPNKKVAKASAALAALEKLFSGPNAANNKKKKILPQTKGVVNTAVSAAVQAVRGRGRGALTRGAFVGAAAATGYITPGYGAPYGYSTAAPAYGLPKRMVLLPVMKFPTYPVPHYSFF; encoded by the exons AGATCGATCCGATCGTTTGCTAACGATGACCGCCACGTAATGGTGAAACACTCAACCATTTATCCATCTCCAGAGGAACTTGAAGCTGTCCAGAACATGGTATCGACAGTAGAATGTGCCCTTAAGCATGTCTCTGACTGGATGGATGAAAAGAACAAATCTACCAAGTGTGAGGGTGATGTGGAAGCCAAGGAGGAAGCTGTGGAAGGCAATGCCAA GGATCAAGGTGGTCGGACGTTATGTGGTGTGATGAGAATTGGCTTGGTTGCAAAGGGCTTGCTGATAAAAGACGATATGGATCTGGAGCTGGTTCTTATGTgcaaagaaaaacccacaaagacCTTGTTATGTATCGTTAAAGACAATCTCCCAGCTCAAATTCAG AAACTTACAGAAGAGAAGTATCTGGTGGAGGAGCATGTAAATGAGGCAGCTATTGTTATCCGTAACACAAAGGAGCCCAAGCTCACTTTGAAGGTGATACTCACGTCCCCTCTCATCCGAGATGAagcagagaagaaggaaggag ATAATGTTGCGATGAAAGATCCTCCGGACTTATTGGACAGGCAGAAATGCCTGGAGGCCTTGGCGTCTCTGCGGCACGCCAAATGGTTTCAG gcCAGGGCAAATGGACTAAAATCATGTGTAATTGTCCTTCGTATTCTGCGGGATTTGTGCAACAGAGTCCCCACATGGGCACCACTGAAAGGCTGG CCACTCGAGCTTATATGTGAAAAATCTATAGGTACTTGTAATAGACCTCTGGGCGCTGGGGAAGCGTTGCGACGAGTCATGGAGTGTTTGGCATCTGGAATTCTGCTTCCCG GAGGGCCGGGTCTGCACGACCCCTGCGAGCGCGAGCCCACGGACGCTTTGTCTGACATGACAGTGCAGCAAAAAGAAGCCATTACACACAGTGCCCAG catGCCCTCAGACTATCAGCCTTTGGGCAGATCTATAAGGTGTTGGAAATGGATCCCCTCCCATCCAATAAgtcatttcagaaatattcctgGTCAGTAACCGACAAAGAAG GTACAGGCTCGTCTGCTCTGAAGAGACCCTTTGAAGACAGTGTCGGGGATGACAAGGATCCAAATAAAAAGATGAAGCGTAATCTGAGGAAAA TACTAGATAGTAAAGCAATAGATCTCATGAATGCTCTGATGAGGCTGAACCAAATCAGGCCAGGGCTTCAGTATAAGCTGCTGTCACAGTCTGGTCCAGTCCATGCCCCAGTCTTCACAATGTCTGTAGATGTTGATGGTACGACTTATGAAGCATCAGGACCTTCTAAGAAAACAGCCAAGCTCCATGTGGCAGTGAAG GTTTTACAAGCCATGGGGTATCCCACTGGTTTTGATGCAGATGCGGAGTGTGTGAGTTCTGATGAAAAATCAGATACCGAGGGTAAAAATGAAACTACGTCTTCAATCTCAAGCAATAATACTGGAAATTCCACAGCGGACACCTCTGCTACCCTAGAG GTAAGAACTCAGGGTCCCATACTCACAGCAAGTGGGAAAAACCCAGTGATGGAGCTcaatgaaaagagaagaggTCTCAAGTACGAGCTCATCTCTGAGACTGGGGGGAGCCACGACAAGCGCTTTGTGATGGAG GTAGAAGTAGATGGGCAGAAGTTCAGAGGTGCAGGCCCAAACAAGAAGGTAGCAAAAGCAAGTGCTGCATTAGCAGCacttgaaaaactgttttctgggCCTAATGCAGCGAAcaacaagaagaagaagattCTTCCTCAG ACTAAAGGGGTTGTCAATAcagctgtttctgcagcagtCCAGGCTGTTCGAGGCAGAGGACGAGGTGCTTTAACACGAGGGGCATTTGTCGGGGCAGCTGCTGCTACTGGATACATAACACCAG GCTATGGAGCACCGTATGGGTACAGCACAGCGGCGCCAGCCTACG GTTTACCCAAGAGAATGGTTCTGTTACCAGTTATGAAATTCCCAACTTACCCCGTTCCCCACTACTCATTCTTTTAG
- the STRBP gene encoding spermatid perinuclear RNA-binding protein isoform X7, with translation MRSIRSFANDDRHVMVKHSTIYPSPEELEAVQNMVSTVECALKHVSDWMDEKNKSTKCEGDVEAKEEAVEGNAKDQGGRTLCGVMRIGLVAKGLLIKDDMDLELVLMCKEKPTKTLLCIVKDNLPAQIQKLTEEKYLVEEHVNEAAIVIRNTKEPKLTLKVILTSPLIRDEAEKKEGGQGKWTKIMCNCPSYSAGFVQQSPHMGTTERLGTCNRPLGAGEALRRVMECLASGILLPGGPGLHDPCEREPTDALSDMTVQQKEAITHSAQHALRLSAFGQIYKVLEMDPLPSNKSFQKYSWSVTDKEGTGSSALKRPFEDSVGDDKDPNKKMKRNLRKILDSKAIDLMNALMRLNQIRPGLQYKLLSQSGPVHAPVFTMSVDVDGTTYEASGPSKKTAKLHVAVKVLQAMGYPTGFDADAECVSSDEKSDTEGKNETTSSISSNNTGNSTADTSATLEVRTQGPILTASGKNPVMELNEKRRGLKYELISETGGSHDKRFVMEVEVDGQKFRGAGPNKKVAKASAALAALEKLFSGPNAANNKKKKILPQTKGVVNTAVSAAVQAVRGRGRGALTRGAFVGAAAATGYITPGYGAPYGYSTAAPAYAKKACKCQGNALCTFSCFLPCCCTVHSASFGFCAVVCPPPLFLTVHNRSAL, from the exons AGATCGATCCGATCGTTTGCTAACGATGACCGCCACGTAATGGTGAAACACTCAACCATTTATCCATCTCCAGAGGAACTTGAAGCTGTCCAGAACATGGTATCGACAGTAGAATGTGCCCTTAAGCATGTCTCTGACTGGATGGATGAAAAGAACAAATCTACCAAGTGTGAGGGTGATGTGGAAGCCAAGGAGGAAGCTGTGGAAGGCAATGCCAA GGATCAAGGTGGTCGGACGTTATGTGGTGTGATGAGAATTGGCTTGGTTGCAAAGGGCTTGCTGATAAAAGACGATATGGATCTGGAGCTGGTTCTTATGTgcaaagaaaaacccacaaagacCTTGTTATGTATCGTTAAAGACAATCTCCCAGCTCAAATTCAG AAACTTACAGAAGAGAAGTATCTGGTGGAGGAGCATGTAAATGAGGCAGCTATTGTTATCCGTAACACAAAGGAGCCCAAGCTCACTTTGAAGGTGATACTCACGTCCCCTCTCATCCGAGATGAagcagagaagaaggaaggag gcCAGGGCAAATGGACTAAAATCATGTGTAATTGTCCTTCGTATTCTGCGGGATTTGTGCAACAGAGTCCCCACATGGGCACCACTGAAAGGCTGG GTACTTGTAATAGACCTCTGGGCGCTGGGGAAGCGTTGCGACGAGTCATGGAGTGTTTGGCATCTGGAATTCTGCTTCCCG GAGGGCCGGGTCTGCACGACCCCTGCGAGCGCGAGCCCACGGACGCTTTGTCTGACATGACAGTGCAGCAAAAAGAAGCCATTACACACAGTGCCCAG catGCCCTCAGACTATCAGCCTTTGGGCAGATCTATAAGGTGTTGGAAATGGATCCCCTCCCATCCAATAAgtcatttcagaaatattcctgGTCAGTAACCGACAAAGAAG GTACAGGCTCGTCTGCTCTGAAGAGACCCTTTGAAGACAGTGTCGGGGATGACAAGGATCCAAATAAAAAGATGAAGCGTAATCTGAGGAAAA TACTAGATAGTAAAGCAATAGATCTCATGAATGCTCTGATGAGGCTGAACCAAATCAGGCCAGGGCTTCAGTATAAGCTGCTGTCACAGTCTGGTCCAGTCCATGCCCCAGTCTTCACAATGTCTGTAGATGTTGATGGTACGACTTATGAAGCATCAGGACCTTCTAAGAAAACAGCCAAGCTCCATGTGGCAGTGAAG GTTTTACAAGCCATGGGGTATCCCACTGGTTTTGATGCAGATGCGGAGTGTGTGAGTTCTGATGAAAAATCAGATACCGAGGGTAAAAATGAAACTACGTCTTCAATCTCAAGCAATAATACTGGAAATTCCACAGCGGACACCTCTGCTACCCTAGAG GTAAGAACTCAGGGTCCCATACTCACAGCAAGTGGGAAAAACCCAGTGATGGAGCTcaatgaaaagagaagaggTCTCAAGTACGAGCTCATCTCTGAGACTGGGGGGAGCCACGACAAGCGCTTTGTGATGGAG GTAGAAGTAGATGGGCAGAAGTTCAGAGGTGCAGGCCCAAACAAGAAGGTAGCAAAAGCAAGTGCTGCATTAGCAGCacttgaaaaactgttttctgggCCTAATGCAGCGAAcaacaagaagaagaagattCTTCCTCAG ACTAAAGGGGTTGTCAATAcagctgtttctgcagcagtCCAGGCTGTTCGAGGCAGAGGACGAGGTGCTTTAACACGAGGGGCATTTGTCGGGGCAGCTGCTGCTACTGGATACATAACACCAG GCTATGGAGCACCGTATGGGTACAGCACAGCGGCGCCAGCCTACG
- the STRBP gene encoding spermatid perinuclear RNA-binding protein isoform X8 — translation MRSIRSFANDDRHVMVKHSTIYPSPEELEAVQNMVSTVECALKHVSDWMDEKNKSTKCEGDVEAKEEAVEGNAKDQGGRTLCGVMRIGLVAKGLLIKDDMDLELVLMCKEKPTKTLLCIVKDNLPAQIQKLTEEKYLVEEHVNEAAIVIRNTKEPKLTLKVILTSPLIRDEAEKKEGVDNVAMKDPPDLLDRQKCLEALASLRHAKWFQARANGLKSCVIVLRILRDLCNRVPTWAPLKGWPLELICEKSIGTCNRPLGAGEALRRVMECLASGILLPGGPGLHDPCEREPTDALSDMTVQQKEAITHSAQHALRLSAFGQIYKVLEMDPLPSNKSFQKYSWSVTDKEGTGSSALKRPFEDSVGDDKDPNKKMKRNLRKILDSKAIDLMNALMRLNQIRPGLQYKLLSQSGPVHAPVFTMSVDVDGTTYEASGPSKKTAKLHVAVKVLQAMGYPTGFDADAECVSSDEKSDTEGKNETTSSISSNNTGNSTADTSATLEVRTQGPILTASGKNPVMELNEKRRGLKYELISETGGSHDKRFVMEVEVDGQKFRGAGPNKKVAKASAALAALEKLFSGPNAANNKKKKILPQTKGVVNTAVSAAVQAVRGRGRGALTRGAFVGAAAATGYITPGYGAPYGYSTAAPAYAICTCIK, via the exons AGATCGATCCGATCGTTTGCTAACGATGACCGCCACGTAATGGTGAAACACTCAACCATTTATCCATCTCCAGAGGAACTTGAAGCTGTCCAGAACATGGTATCGACAGTAGAATGTGCCCTTAAGCATGTCTCTGACTGGATGGATGAAAAGAACAAATCTACCAAGTGTGAGGGTGATGTGGAAGCCAAGGAGGAAGCTGTGGAAGGCAATGCCAA GGATCAAGGTGGTCGGACGTTATGTGGTGTGATGAGAATTGGCTTGGTTGCAAAGGGCTTGCTGATAAAAGACGATATGGATCTGGAGCTGGTTCTTATGTgcaaagaaaaacccacaaagacCTTGTTATGTATCGTTAAAGACAATCTCCCAGCTCAAATTCAG AAACTTACAGAAGAGAAGTATCTGGTGGAGGAGCATGTAAATGAGGCAGCTATTGTTATCCGTAACACAAAGGAGCCCAAGCTCACTTTGAAGGTGATACTCACGTCCCCTCTCATCCGAGATGAagcagagaagaaggaaggag TAGATAATGTTGCGATGAAAGATCCTCCGGACTTATTGGACAGGCAGAAATGCCTGGAGGCCTTGGCGTCTCTGCGGCACGCCAAATGGTTTCAG gcCAGGGCAAATGGACTAAAATCATGTGTAATTGTCCTTCGTATTCTGCGGGATTTGTGCAACAGAGTCCCCACATGGGCACCACTGAAAGGCTGG CCACTCGAGCTTATATGTGAAAAATCTATAGGTACTTGTAATAGACCTCTGGGCGCTGGGGAAGCGTTGCGACGAGTCATGGAGTGTTTGGCATCTGGAATTCTGCTTCCCG GAGGGCCGGGTCTGCACGACCCCTGCGAGCGCGAGCCCACGGACGCTTTGTCTGACATGACAGTGCAGCAAAAAGAAGCCATTACACACAGTGCCCAG catGCCCTCAGACTATCAGCCTTTGGGCAGATCTATAAGGTGTTGGAAATGGATCCCCTCCCATCCAATAAgtcatttcagaaatattcctgGTCAGTAACCGACAAAGAAG GTACAGGCTCGTCTGCTCTGAAGAGACCCTTTGAAGACAGTGTCGGGGATGACAAGGATCCAAATAAAAAGATGAAGCGTAATCTGAGGAAAA TACTAGATAGTAAAGCAATAGATCTCATGAATGCTCTGATGAGGCTGAACCAAATCAGGCCAGGGCTTCAGTATAAGCTGCTGTCACAGTCTGGTCCAGTCCATGCCCCAGTCTTCACAATGTCTGTAGATGTTGATGGTACGACTTATGAAGCATCAGGACCTTCTAAGAAAACAGCCAAGCTCCATGTGGCAGTGAAG GTTTTACAAGCCATGGGGTATCCCACTGGTTTTGATGCAGATGCGGAGTGTGTGAGTTCTGATGAAAAATCAGATACCGAGGGTAAAAATGAAACTACGTCTTCAATCTCAAGCAATAATACTGGAAATTCCACAGCGGACACCTCTGCTACCCTAGAG GTAAGAACTCAGGGTCCCATACTCACAGCAAGTGGGAAAAACCCAGTGATGGAGCTcaatgaaaagagaagaggTCTCAAGTACGAGCTCATCTCTGAGACTGGGGGGAGCCACGACAAGCGCTTTGTGATGGAG GTAGAAGTAGATGGGCAGAAGTTCAGAGGTGCAGGCCCAAACAAGAAGGTAGCAAAAGCAAGTGCTGCATTAGCAGCacttgaaaaactgttttctgggCCTAATGCAGCGAAcaacaagaagaagaagattCTTCCTCAG ACTAAAGGGGTTGTCAATAcagctgtttctgcagcagtCCAGGCTGTTCGAGGCAGAGGACGAGGTGCTTTAACACGAGGGGCATTTGTCGGGGCAGCTGCTGCTACTGGATACATAACACCAG GCTATGGAGCACCGTATGGGTACAGCACAGCGGCGCCAGCCTACG CCATATGCACTTGTataaaataa
- the STRBP gene encoding spermatid perinuclear RNA-binding protein isoform X5, translated as MRSIRSFANDDRHVMVKHSTIYPSPEELEAVQNMVSTVECALKHVSDWMDEKNKSTKCEGDVEAKEEAVEGNAKDQGGRTLCGVMRIGLVAKGLLIKDDMDLELVLMCKEKPTKTLLCIVKDNLPAQIQKLTEEKYLVEEHVNEAAIVIRNTKEPKLTLKVILTSPLIRDEAEKKEGVDNVAMKDPPDLLDRQKCLEALASLRHAKWFQARANGLKSCVIVLRILRDLCNRVPTWAPLKGWPLELICEKSIGTCNRPLGAGEALRRVMECLASGILLPGGPGLHDPCEREPTDALSDMTVQQKEAITHSAQHALRLSAFGQIYKVLEMDPLPSNKSFQKYSWSVTDKEGTGSSALKRPFEDSVGDDKDPNKKMKRNLRKILDSKAIDLMNALMRLNQIRPGLQYKLLSQSGPVHAPVFTMSVDVDGTTYEASGPSKKTAKLHVAVKVLQAMGYPTGFDADAECVSSDEKSDTEGKNETTSSISSNNTGNSTADTSATLEVRTQGPILTASGKNPVMELNEKRRGLKYELISETGGSHDKRFVMEVEVDGQKFRGAGPNKKVAKASAALAALEKLFSGPNAANNKKKKILPQTKGVVNTAVSAAVQAVRGRGRGALTRGAFVGAAAATGYITPGYGAPYGYSTAAPAYGLPKRMVLLPVMKFPTYPVPHYSFF; from the exons AGATCGATCCGATCGTTTGCTAACGATGACCGCCACGTAATGGTGAAACACTCAACCATTTATCCATCTCCAGAGGAACTTGAAGCTGTCCAGAACATGGTATCGACAGTAGAATGTGCCCTTAAGCATGTCTCTGACTGGATGGATGAAAAGAACAAATCTACCAAGTGTGAGGGTGATGTGGAAGCCAAGGAGGAAGCTGTGGAAGGCAATGCCAA GGATCAAGGTGGTCGGACGTTATGTGGTGTGATGAGAATTGGCTTGGTTGCAAAGGGCTTGCTGATAAAAGACGATATGGATCTGGAGCTGGTTCTTATGTgcaaagaaaaacccacaaagacCTTGTTATGTATCGTTAAAGACAATCTCCCAGCTCAAATTCAG AAACTTACAGAAGAGAAGTATCTGGTGGAGGAGCATGTAAATGAGGCAGCTATTGTTATCCGTAACACAAAGGAGCCCAAGCTCACTTTGAAGGTGATACTCACGTCCCCTCTCATCCGAGATGAagcagagaagaaggaaggag TAGATAATGTTGCGATGAAAGATCCTCCGGACTTATTGGACAGGCAGAAATGCCTGGAGGCCTTGGCGTCTCTGCGGCACGCCAAATGGTTTCAG gcCAGGGCAAATGGACTAAAATCATGTGTAATTGTCCTTCGTATTCTGCGGGATTTGTGCAACAGAGTCCCCACATGGGCACCACTGAAAGGCTGG CCACTCGAGCTTATATGTGAAAAATCTATAGGTACTTGTAATAGACCTCTGGGCGCTGGGGAAGCGTTGCGACGAGTCATGGAGTGTTTGGCATCTGGAATTCTGCTTCCCG GAGGGCCGGGTCTGCACGACCCCTGCGAGCGCGAGCCCACGGACGCTTTGTCTGACATGACAGTGCAGCAAAAAGAAGCCATTACACACAGTGCCCAG catGCCCTCAGACTATCAGCCTTTGGGCAGATCTATAAGGTGTTGGAAATGGATCCCCTCCCATCCAATAAgtcatttcagaaatattcctgGTCAGTAACCGACAAAGAAG GTACAGGCTCGTCTGCTCTGAAGAGACCCTTTGAAGACAGTGTCGGGGATGACAAGGATCCAAATAAAAAGATGAAGCGTAATCTGAGGAAAA TACTAGATAGTAAAGCAATAGATCTCATGAATGCTCTGATGAGGCTGAACCAAATCAGGCCAGGGCTTCAGTATAAGCTGCTGTCACAGTCTGGTCCAGTCCATGCCCCAGTCTTCACAATGTCTGTAGATGTTGATGGTACGACTTATGAAGCATCAGGACCTTCTAAGAAAACAGCCAAGCTCCATGTGGCAGTGAAG GTTTTACAAGCCATGGGGTATCCCACTGGTTTTGATGCAGATGCGGAGTGTGTGAGTTCTGATGAAAAATCAGATACCGAGGGTAAAAATGAAACTACGTCTTCAATCTCAAGCAATAATACTGGAAATTCCACAGCGGACACCTCTGCTACCCTAGAG GTAAGAACTCAGGGTCCCATACTCACAGCAAGTGGGAAAAACCCAGTGATGGAGCTcaatgaaaagagaagaggTCTCAAGTACGAGCTCATCTCTGAGACTGGGGGGAGCCACGACAAGCGCTTTGTGATGGAG GTAGAAGTAGATGGGCAGAAGTTCAGAGGTGCAGGCCCAAACAAGAAGGTAGCAAAAGCAAGTGCTGCATTAGCAGCacttgaaaaactgttttctgggCCTAATGCAGCGAAcaacaagaagaagaagattCTTCCTCAG ACTAAAGGGGTTGTCAATAcagctgtttctgcagcagtCCAGGCTGTTCGAGGCAGAGGACGAGGTGCTTTAACACGAGGGGCATTTGTCGGGGCAGCTGCTGCTACTGGATACATAACACCAG GCTATGGAGCACCGTATGGGTACAGCACAGCGGCGCCAGCCTACG GTTTACCCAAGAGAATGGTTCTGTTACCAGTTATGAAATTCCCAACTTACCCCGTTCCCCACTACTCATTCTTTTAG
- the STRBP gene encoding spermatid perinuclear RNA-binding protein isoform X3: protein MRSIRSFANDDRHVMVKHSTIYPSPEELEAVQNMVSTVECALKHVSDWMDEKNKSTKCEGDVEAKEEAVEGNAKDQGGRTLCGVMRIGLVAKGLLIKDDMDLELVLMCKEKPTKTLLCIVKDNLPAQIQKLTEEKYLVEEHVNEAAIVIRNTKEPKLTLKVILTSPLIRDEAEKKEGVDNVAMKDPPDLLDRQKCLEALASLRHAKWFQARANGLKSCVIVLRILRDLCNRVPTWAPLKGWPLELICEKSIGTCNRPLGAGEALRRVMECLASGILLPGGPGLHDPCEREPTDALSDMTVQQKEAITHSAQHALRLSAFGQIYKVLEMDPLPSNKSFQKYSWSVTDKEGTGSSALKRPFEDSVGDDKDPNKKMKRNLRKILDSKAIDLMNALMRLNQIRPGLQYKLLSQSGPVHAPVFTMSVDVDGTTYEASGPSKKTAKLHVAVKVLQAMGYPTGFDADAECVSSDEKSDTEGKNETTSSISSNNTGNSTADTSATLEVRTQGPILTASGKNPVMELNEKRRGLKYELISETGGSHDKRFVMEVEVDGQKFRGAGPNKKVAKASAALAALEKLFSGPNAANNKKKKILPQTKGVVNTAVSAAVQAVRGRGRGALTRGAFVGAAAATGYITPGYGAPYGYSTAAPAYGGFFIDSPYCQPLSIAPFIIHLGPQDFFSDF from the exons AGATCGATCCGATCGTTTGCTAACGATGACCGCCACGTAATGGTGAAACACTCAACCATTTATCCATCTCCAGAGGAACTTGAAGCTGTCCAGAACATGGTATCGACAGTAGAATGTGCCCTTAAGCATGTCTCTGACTGGATGGATGAAAAGAACAAATCTACCAAGTGTGAGGGTGATGTGGAAGCCAAGGAGGAAGCTGTGGAAGGCAATGCCAA GGATCAAGGTGGTCGGACGTTATGTGGTGTGATGAGAATTGGCTTGGTTGCAAAGGGCTTGCTGATAAAAGACGATATGGATCTGGAGCTGGTTCTTATGTgcaaagaaaaacccacaaagacCTTGTTATGTATCGTTAAAGACAATCTCCCAGCTCAAATTCAG AAACTTACAGAAGAGAAGTATCTGGTGGAGGAGCATGTAAATGAGGCAGCTATTGTTATCCGTAACACAAAGGAGCCCAAGCTCACTTTGAAGGTGATACTCACGTCCCCTCTCATCCGAGATGAagcagagaagaaggaaggag TAGATAATGTTGCGATGAAAGATCCTCCGGACTTATTGGACAGGCAGAAATGCCTGGAGGCCTTGGCGTCTCTGCGGCACGCCAAATGGTTTCAG gcCAGGGCAAATGGACTAAAATCATGTGTAATTGTCCTTCGTATTCTGCGGGATTTGTGCAACAGAGTCCCCACATGGGCACCACTGAAAGGCTGG CCACTCGAGCTTATATGTGAAAAATCTATAGGTACTTGTAATAGACCTCTGGGCGCTGGGGAAGCGTTGCGACGAGTCATGGAGTGTTTGGCATCTGGAATTCTGCTTCCCG GAGGGCCGGGTCTGCACGACCCCTGCGAGCGCGAGCCCACGGACGCTTTGTCTGACATGACAGTGCAGCAAAAAGAAGCCATTACACACAGTGCCCAG catGCCCTCAGACTATCAGCCTTTGGGCAGATCTATAAGGTGTTGGAAATGGATCCCCTCCCATCCAATAAgtcatttcagaaatattcctgGTCAGTAACCGACAAAGAAG GTACAGGCTCGTCTGCTCTGAAGAGACCCTTTGAAGACAGTGTCGGGGATGACAAGGATCCAAATAAAAAGATGAAGCGTAATCTGAGGAAAA TACTAGATAGTAAAGCAATAGATCTCATGAATGCTCTGATGAGGCTGAACCAAATCAGGCCAGGGCTTCAGTATAAGCTGCTGTCACAGTCTGGTCCAGTCCATGCCCCAGTCTTCACAATGTCTGTAGATGTTGATGGTACGACTTATGAAGCATCAGGACCTTCTAAGAAAACAGCCAAGCTCCATGTGGCAGTGAAG GTTTTACAAGCCATGGGGTATCCCACTGGTTTTGATGCAGATGCGGAGTGTGTGAGTTCTGATGAAAAATCAGATACCGAGGGTAAAAATGAAACTACGTCTTCAATCTCAAGCAATAATACTGGAAATTCCACAGCGGACACCTCTGCTACCCTAGAG GTAAGAACTCAGGGTCCCATACTCACAGCAAGTGGGAAAAACCCAGTGATGGAGCTcaatgaaaagagaagaggTCTCAAGTACGAGCTCATCTCTGAGACTGGGGGGAGCCACGACAAGCGCTTTGTGATGGAG GTAGAAGTAGATGGGCAGAAGTTCAGAGGTGCAGGCCCAAACAAGAAGGTAGCAAAAGCAAGTGCTGCATTAGCAGCacttgaaaaactgttttctgggCCTAATGCAGCGAAcaacaagaagaagaagattCTTCCTCAG ACTAAAGGGGTTGTCAATAcagctgtttctgcagcagtCCAGGCTGTTCGAGGCAGAGGACGAGGTGCTTTAACACGAGGGGCATTTGTCGGGGCAGCTGCTGCTACTGGATACATAACACCAG GCTATGGAGCACCGTATGGGTACAGCACAGCGGCGCCAGCCTACG GTGGTTTTTTCATTGACAGTCCCTATTGCCAGCCTCTCAGCATCGCACCTTTTATTATTCACTTGGGCCCTCAAGATTTCTTCTCTGACTTCTAG